A genomic region of Thermoplasmatales archaeon contains the following coding sequences:
- a CDS encoding CoB--CoM heterodisulfide reductase iron-sulfur subunit A family protein has translation MPRIGVFVCDCGTNIAGFLDVPVVCEYAKSLPDVVYVKENMYTCSNAGLQEIINAIKEYKLDRVVVASCTPRTHEPLFRKACEMAGLNKFLFEFVNIRDQCSWVHQKEREKATEKAKDLIRMGVAKARLLEPLEEIKIPVEKSCLIIGGGISGLTSAVALAKQGIEVHLVEKEDRLGGILNYIYKVYPEDEEASKVLKDAVEEVKKYRNINIYLSSKVEKIDGYIGNFNVLIRGKINKEIKVGTIIVAIGAKPYQPTYMYNYQEYENIITQIELEKMLKENKLKGNDFVFIQCVGGRGERVRYCSRICCMNSVKNARIIKKMIPDSNVYIIHKGLQSYGVKYEEYVRKAREEGVRFIRVSDSIPTVSSIERKDGKIFVGLYHPGLRRKIELPADLVILSTPLVESEDAKKISQMLKVPLGLDGFFFEAHVKLRPVDFATDGIYMCGSCRAPATIEEAKIQALAAAGRASIPMLNGFVKVEPYTPYIDENKCMGCGMCVEVCPYGAMIIVEKNGKKVAENIPAACKGCGACSSSCIHKAIDMKHFRDEQIVAEIEVID, from the coding sequence ATGCCTAGAATAGGGGTTTTTGTTTGTGATTGCGGTACAAATATAGCGGGCTTTTTAGATGTACCAGTGGTGTGTGAGTATGCAAAGAGCTTGCCAGACGTGGTTTATGTAAAGGAAAATATGTACACATGCTCCAATGCAGGTCTGCAGGAAATAATTAATGCAATAAAGGAATATAAGCTTGACAGGGTTGTTGTTGCATCCTGCACGCCAAGAACGCATGAGCCACTTTTCAGAAAAGCTTGTGAGATGGCTGGGTTGAATAAATTTTTATTTGAATTTGTTAATATTCGCGACCAATGCTCATGGGTTCATCAAAAGGAAAGGGAGAAGGCAACAGAAAAAGCAAAGGATTTAATAAGAATGGGAGTTGCAAAAGCCCGCTTATTAGAGCCATTAGAAGAAATAAAAATACCTGTTGAAAAATCCTGCCTTATTATAGGGGGAGGCATTTCTGGATTAACTTCTGCTGTTGCCCTTGCAAAGCAGGGAATTGAGGTGCATTTAGTTGAAAAAGAGGATAGACTCGGGGGAATATTGAATTATATATATAAGGTATATCCAGAAGATGAAGAAGCGAGCAAAGTGCTAAAAGATGCTGTTGAGGAAGTTAAAAAGTACAGGAACATAAATATATATTTATCAAGCAAGGTTGAAAAAATTGATGGCTATATAGGAAATTTCAACGTGCTAATAAGAGGGAAAATAAATAAGGAAATAAAGGTAGGAACAATAATTGTTGCAATTGGAGCAAAGCCATATCAGCCAACATATATGTATAATTATCAGGAATATGAAAATATAATAACCCAGATTGAGCTTGAAAAAATGCTTAAGGAGAATAAATTAAAAGGAAATGATTTTGTTTTTATACAATGTGTTGGAGGGAGAGGGGAAAGAGTAAGGTATTGCTCAAGGATATGCTGTATGAACTCGGTGAAAAATGCAAGGATAATTAAGAAAATGATTCCTGATTCAAATGTATATATAATTCATAAGGGTTTGCAGAGTTATGGAGTAAAATATGAAGAATATGTGAGGAAGGCAAGAGAAGAAGGTGTTAGGTTCATAAGAGTTAGTGATAGCATTCCAACAGTTTCATCAATTGAAAGAAAAGATGGCAAAATATTTGTTGGATTGTATCATCCAGGGCTCAGGAGAAAAATTGAATTGCCTGCGGATCTGGTTATTCTTTCCACTCCTCTTGTAGAAAGCGAAGACGCTAAAAAAATATCCCAAATGCTAAAAGTTCCTCTTGGTTTAGATGGCTTTTTCTTTGAGGCCCATGTAAAGTTGCGCCCTGTTGATTTTGCAACAGATGGAATTTACATGTGTGGTTCCTGCAGGGCGCCCGCAACAATTGAGGAAGCAAAAATTCAAGCTCTTGCAGCTGCTGGAAGGGCATCCATTCCTATGTTAAATGGTTTTGTGAAAGTTGAGCCATATACGCCATATATTGATGAAAATAAATGCATGGGCTGTGGAATGTGTGTTGAAGTTTGTCCATATGGAGCAATGATAATTGTTGAAAAAAATGGTAAGAAAGTTGCTGAAAATATACCCGCTGCTTGTAAGGGATGCGGGGCATGCTCTTCATCCTGCATACATAAAGCAATTGATATGAAGCATTTCAGAGATGAGCAAATAGTTGCGGAAATAGAGGTGATAGATTGA
- a CDS encoding NAD(P)/FAD-dependent oxidoreductase, producing MEEMYDVIVVGGGPAGLTTAIMCASRMLKTLVLESGKWGGLPATLYPSKVIPNYPGFPEGITGIELVRKWIKQARESKYITMVRERVIKIEKGGVVKTEENEYHGKTIVIATGTRPQELGIEGESKFNKGDKGVYYYVTHREDFIGSKVLVVGGGDTAVDASLDLVDLAEEITIIHRRDRFRALDENVKKMEESKINIMLNTELEEIRGKDKVEEAILFNNKTGERKTLKVDKIVLAVGLKPNTEMFEELGIKTDEKGYIITDHMQRTNVEGVFAVGDIVRGAFRLLIVGAAHGAIASQKIYEYVRKPYWAGEIS from the coding sequence ATGGAAGAAATGTACGATGTTATAGTTGTTGGAGGTGGGCCTGCTGGTTTGACAACTGCTATCATGTGTGCAAGCAGGATGCTTAAAACGCTTGTGCTTGAAAGTGGGAAATGGGGTGGATTGCCCGCTACTCTATACCCGAGTAAAGTGATACCAAATTATCCAGGATTTCCGGAAGGTATAACCGGAATTGAACTTGTGAGGAAATGGATAAAGCAAGCAAGGGAGAGCAAATATATTACAATGGTCAGGGAAAGAGTTATTAAAATAGAGAAAGGAGGTGTTGTTAAAACAGAGGAAAATGAATATCATGGAAAGACAATTGTTATAGCAACTGGAACACGCCCGCAGGAGCTTGGCATAGAAGGAGAGAGTAAATTCAATAAAGGAGACAAAGGGGTTTATTACTATGTTACCCATAGAGAGGATTTCATAGGGAGTAAAGTTCTTGTTGTGGGAGGGGGAGATACTGCGGTTGATGCATCACTTGATTTAGTTGACCTTGCTGAAGAAATAACAATAATTCACAGGAGAGATAGATTCAGGGCTTTAGATGAAAATGTGAAGAAGATGGAGGAAAGCAAGATAAATATAATGCTAAATACAGAGCTTGAAGAAATAAGAGGAAAGGATAAAGTTGAGGAAGCCATTCTTTTCAACAACAAAACAGGAGAAAGAAAGACATTGAAAGTAGATAAAATAGTTCTTGCGGTTGGTCTAAAACCAAATACAGAAATGTTTGAAGAACTTGGAATAAAAACAGATGAAAAAGGATATATAATAACCGATCACATGCAGCGCACAAATGTTGAAGGAGTTTTTGCGGTGGGAGATATCGTGAGGGGGGCATTCCGCCTTCTCATTGTTGGCGCAGCCCACGGAGCAATAGCATCCCAAAAGATATATGAATATGTAAGGAAGCCATATTGGGCGGGAGAAATCAGCTGA
- a CDS encoding (Fe-S)-binding protein — MIKEIVNESKAYYCVECRKCSSACPVTRVYGKFSPASIVERSLIGIEDELVYSNDIWKCLTCGICEEICPSGVDFLSFIRKVREIAMENKNFGIPAHENIFGKLPILFEKNDLNFSIKNVEIDEKSKILYFAGCLPLYDVFFENIGFSGISIAENTIKILNYFDIAPAVLFSCCGHDALWNGNNEIFEKMKKKNMEKIKNFEKIIFSCPECYRTFKYDYKAGIEMMHISEFLKNSKIEGNLNKECTFHDSCRLGRHLGIYEEPREALRNAGYEIKEMSHSKEKAICCSTSAWMACDWKAEQIRKERLLEAEQQSKMLITTCPKCKIHFLCTMSHENYELEVKDFVEAIGEAI, encoded by the coding sequence ATGATTAAAGAGATAGTAAATGAGAGTAAGGCATACTATTGTGTTGAATGCAGGAAATGTAGCTCCGCATGCCCTGTTACAAGAGTTTATGGCAAATTCTCTCCTGCAAGCATTGTTGAAAGATCTCTTATAGGTATAGAAGATGAATTGGTTTATTCAAATGATATATGGAAATGTTTGACATGTGGAATTTGTGAGGAAATATGTCCATCTGGTGTTGATTTTTTATCTTTTATAAGAAAAGTGAGAGAGATTGCAATGGAAAATAAAAATTTTGGAATTCCAGCTCATGAAAATATTTTTGGAAAATTGCCCATTCTATTTGAAAAAAATGATTTAAATTTTAGCATAAAAAATGTAGAAATAGATGAAAAATCAAAAATTCTTTATTTTGCTGGCTGTCTGCCATTGTATGATGTATTTTTTGAAAATATCGGATTCAGTGGAATTTCAATTGCAGAAAACACAATAAAAATTTTGAATTATTTTGACATTGCTCCCGCTGTTTTATTTTCATGCTGTGGGCATGACGCATTATGGAATGGAAATAATGAGATTTTTGAAAAGATGAAGAAAAAGAACATGGAAAAAATAAAAAATTTTGAAAAAATAATATTCTCCTGCCCTGAATGCTATAGAACTTTTAAATATGATTACAAAGCTGGCATTGAAATGATGCATATTTCTGAATTCCTTAAAAATAGCAAAATTGAGGGAAATTTAAATAAAGAGTGCACATTCCATGATTCCTGTAGATTAGGTCGCCATCTAGGAATTTATGAAGAGCCAAGAGAAGCATTAAGGAATGCGGGATATGAAATAAAAGAAATGTCCCATTCAAAAGAGAAAGCAATTTGTTGTTCCACTTCCGCATGGATGGCCTGTGATTGGAAGGCGGAGCAAATAAGGAAAGAAAGGCTTTTAGAAGCGGAACAGCAATCAAAAATGCTAATAACAACCTGTCCCAAATGCAAAATTCATTTCCTATGTACCATGAGTCATGAAAATTATGAGCTCGAAGTAAAGGATTTTGTTGAAGCAATTGGAGAAGCAATATGA
- a CDS encoding ATP-binding protein: MDRKYILGAKEGNEKAVLNIGRYYALDGSLGAPVYLDISKPHVIFLCGKRGYGKSYTIGVLLEEFYSLDEEIRKNISFIVADTLGIFWSSIFPNRKEEEKLERWGIEASGVEIEIFSSPELVNYYRRFGIDAKEILIATSFLKPFHWCRLFGISSLSAEGVAISRAIGDMEGKYSIDDVIEKIRNDDEISKETKLACINFFIMAKNLKIFGKEGINLADIAKKGKISIIDLSAYDESIKEVILSILGEIIFYERIIERKRDEEREMGISQTQQNLPFIWLAIDEAHIFLPKEDKITKDVFIRKWLRQGRQPGLSLILATQRVSSMDAEVLSHADIIICHRLTSQEDIDAMNNVRPTYMRESIGEAIKKMGSEKGVALIVDDITEVSHLVKIRPRRSWHAGGEPAIKSAVKK; encoded by the coding sequence ATGGATAGAAAATATATCCTGGGGGCTAAAGAAGGAAATGAAAAAGCGGTTTTGAATATTGGGAGATATTATGCGCTGGATGGCTCGCTCGGGGCGCCCGTGTATTTGGACATTTCAAAGCCACATGTGATTTTTTTATGCGGGAAAAGAGGGTATGGAAAATCATATACTATAGGAGTTCTCCTTGAGGAATTTTATTCTCTTGATGAAGAAATAAGGAAAAATATTTCCTTTATTGTTGCGGACACATTAGGAATATTTTGGTCCAGTATTTTCCCGAACAGGAAGGAGGAGGAAAAATTGGAGAGATGGGGAATTGAGGCGAGCGGGGTGGAAATTGAAATATTTTCATCTCCTGAGCTGGTGAATTATTACAGGAGATTTGGAATAGATGCAAAAGAAATTTTAATAGCTACATCCTTCCTTAAGCCATTTCACTGGTGCAGGCTCTTTGGAATATCCTCTCTTTCTGCGGAAGGAGTTGCGATATCAAGAGCAATAGGTGATATGGAGGGGAAATATAGTATAGATGATGTAATAGAGAAAATAAGGAATGATGATGAGATAAGCAAAGAAACTAAGTTGGCCTGCATAAATTTTTTTATCATGGCAAAAAATTTGAAAATATTTGGTAAAGAAGGAATAAATCTGGCGGATATAGCCAAAAAAGGAAAAATATCTATAATTGATCTAAGCGCTTATGATGAGAGCATAAAGGAAGTAATTTTAAGCATCTTAGGAGAAATTATTTTTTATGAAAGGATTATTGAAAGAAAAAGAGATGAGGAAAGAGAAATGGGAATTTCTCAAACCCAGCAAAATCTGCCTTTCATATGGCTTGCAATAGATGAAGCTCACATTTTTCTGCCAAAAGAAGATAAGATAACAAAAGATGTTTTCATCAGGAAATGGCTCCGCCAGGGGCGCCAGCCGGGCCTTAGCTTAATTCTGGCTACACAAAGAGTTAGTTCAATGGACGCGGAAGTGCTTTCTCATGCGGATATAATAATTTGCCATCGTTTGACCTCACAAGAGGATATTGATGCGATGAATAATGTGAGACCCACTTATATGAGGGAGAGTATAGGAGAGGCAATTAAGAAAATGGGGAGTGAAAAAGGGGTTGCATTAATAGTTGATGATATAACAGAAGTAAGTCATTTAGTAAAAATAAGACCGAGGAGAAGCTGGCATGCGGGAGGAGAGCCAGCCATTAAATCCGCTGTTAAAAAATAA
- a CDS encoding hydrogenase iron-sulfur subunit: MKILGLLCNWCSYAGADLAGVSRYQYPPTIRVVRVMCSTRVEPFFIIKAFLKGVDGVLVGGCHLGDCHYVTGNYYTIGKIYVAKKLLKFAGVNPSRLRLEWISASEGEKFARIVDEFSREIEKLGPLKEELKDDTLLKVAYNVSIKPRARIIAGKHRMLTFLGNKYDEIYTNYEFDRIGDEILRDEMNIETIKFLINEGKGFDEISKFIDKKILYLYLLDMIKNGELSFREENGKYVFLLENEIKKEEKDFSLDISETKDISELKKAHVIIGGGAYGINKAIELSKNGENVVIVEKYPSINKYTIRKHLSSLNDDCKYDEFLALVKEGKIFIANNSIVKSIRDGVVKIIKYPTRVNENCNNCNICYEICPVRTVDREQTIFSRKAIYGRNGAPSTFFLEKESPFCQTNCPAHVDVRGYVARIAEGDFEGAINLIRERLPLPGVLGRVCPHPCEEICRRNGIDGAISIRLLKRFVADWEWENKGKIDLGKMPVNENSKYKIAVIGSGPAGLTVAYELARMGYKVKIFEALPVAGGMLAVGIPPYRLPKDVLNREINAILEMGVEIQLNCRIGKDISFEEIRKNFDAIFIGVGAHKSRKMGIEGENLKGVIPGVDFLREVNIYPENVRAIISGKKVVVIGGGDVAIDAARCAIRFGCDVTILYRRSRQEMPAREEEIRYAEEEGVNFLFLTAPLKIVGKESVEKIECVKMELGEPDESGRRKPVPKKGSEFFIEADVVISAIGQQPDLSFLPDEIKKDGLIYVDENTGTTSLPGVFAGGDAVSGPSIVIEAVAWGRRVAKAIDAYLHGKKIDFDPVERDINRMIASYEDVDIMKRNVVLSIFGKEKRKNIEEISIDERISTFKEVEKGFDKKTAVSEANRCLACRACLGCGICGNECIKNAIDYEEKEKEIEIFAKSIEIDPEIKFNHEFFTPFEVEDILDLGIIMDFNAEKLKKICFLNFEKNKYFEELKERILEKGIEICDADIGVDFKIDFKYSELPYYKRIRRMFS; this comes from the coding sequence TTGAAAATACTTGGCCTACTCTGCAACTGGTGCAGTTATGCGGGCGCGGATCTGGCGGGAGTGAGCAGATATCAATATCCTCCTACAATAAGAGTTGTTCGCGTTATGTGCTCAACCAGGGTTGAGCCATTTTTCATTATTAAAGCATTTCTAAAAGGTGTTGATGGTGTTCTTGTTGGAGGTTGTCATCTTGGAGACTGCCATTATGTCACTGGAAATTATTATACAATAGGGAAGATTTATGTTGCAAAAAAGCTACTTAAATTTGCGGGGGTTAATCCATCTCGCTTAAGGCTGGAATGGATTTCTGCTTCTGAGGGAGAAAAATTTGCAAGGATTGTTGATGAATTTTCAAGAGAAATTGAAAAGCTCGGGCCATTGAAAGAGGAGTTGAAAGATGATACCCTTCTTAAAGTTGCATACAATGTTTCAATTAAACCAAGAGCAAGAATTATTGCGGGAAAGCACAGAATGCTCACATTCCTTGGAAATAAATATGATGAAATTTATACAAATTATGAGTTTGACAGAATAGGCGATGAAATTTTAAGAGATGAGATGAATATAGAAACAATAAAATTTTTAATCAATGAAGGAAAAGGATTTGATGAAATATCGAAGTTTATTGATAAAAAAATTCTATATTTATATTTGCTTGATATGATAAAAAATGGGGAATTATCTTTCAGAGAGGAAAATGGAAAATATGTATTTTTATTAGAAAATGAAATAAAAAAAGAGGAAAAAGATTTTTCATTAGATATAAGCGAAACAAAAGATATAAGCGAATTGAAGAAGGCACATGTGATAATAGGAGGAGGAGCATATGGCATAAACAAGGCGATTGAATTATCAAAAAATGGAGAAAATGTTGTTATTGTTGAGAAATATCCATCAATAAATAAATATACCATAAGGAAGCACCTCTCCTCTTTAAACGATGATTGCAAATATGACGAGTTTCTGGCCTTAGTAAAGGAAGGAAAAATATTTATTGCAAACAATTCAATTGTAAAAAGCATAAGGGATGGGGTTGTAAAAATAATAAAATATCCTACAAGAGTTAATGAAAACTGCAACAACTGCAATATATGCTATGAAATATGCCCTGTAAGGACAGTTGATAGGGAGCAAACTATTTTTTCAAGGAAAGCAATTTATGGAAGAAATGGCGCACCAAGCACATTTTTCCTTGAGAAGGAGAGCCCTTTCTGCCAAACTAATTGCCCTGCACATGTTGATGTTCGAGGATATGTGGCGAGAATTGCGGAAGGAGATTTTGAAGGGGCAATAAATTTAATAAGAGAGCGCCTTCCTTTGCCAGGTGTGCTTGGAAGGGTGTGTCCTCATCCCTGTGAGGAAATTTGCAGGAGAAATGGAATTGATGGGGCAATTTCAATAAGGTTATTGAAGAGATTTGTTGCGGATTGGGAGTGGGAAAATAAGGGAAAAATTGATCTCGGAAAAATGCCAGTAAATGAAAATAGTAAATATAAGATTGCGGTAATTGGCTCAGGCCCAGCGGGTTTAACTGTTGCATATGAACTTGCAAGAATGGGGTATAAAGTTAAAATTTTTGAAGCACTACCTGTTGCAGGGGGAATGCTCGCGGTTGGCATTCCTCCCTATAGGCTTCCAAAAGATGTGCTGAATAGAGAAATAAATGCAATTCTTGAAATGGGTGTTGAGATACAGTTGAATTGTAGGATAGGAAAGGATATATCTTTTGAAGAGATCAGGAAGAATTTTGATGCAATATTTATTGGAGTAGGAGCTCATAAGAGCAGAAAGATGGGTATAGAAGGGGAAAATTTAAAAGGAGTTATACCTGGAGTTGATTTCTTAAGAGAAGTAAATATATATCCAGAAAATGTAAGGGCAATTATTTCAGGGAAGAAAGTTGTTGTTATAGGTGGAGGAGATGTTGCAATAGATGCTGCAAGGTGTGCAATAAGATTTGGATGCGATGTGACAATTTTATATAGAAGGAGCAGGCAGGAAATGCCCGCTCGCGAGGAAGAAATAAGATATGCAGAAGAAGAGGGAGTGAATTTTCTTTTCCTAACCGCTCCTTTAAAAATTGTTGGAAAAGAAAGCGTTGAGAAAATTGAATGTGTGAAGATGGAGCTAGGAGAGCCAGATGAAAGTGGGAGAAGAAAACCTGTTCCAAAGAAAGGCAGTGAGTTTTTCATTGAGGCGGATGTTGTTATTTCTGCAATTGGTCAGCAACCTGATCTATCATTTCTGCCAGATGAAATAAAGAAGGATGGATTGATTTATGTTGATGAAAATACTGGAACAACATCTCTGCCGGGAGTTTTTGCGGGAGGAGATGCGGTGAGTGGCCCATCTATAGTAATAGAAGCGGTTGCATGGGGAAGAAGAGTTGCAAAGGCAATAGATGCCTATTTACATGGCAAAAAAATAGATTTTGATCCTGTTGAAAGAGATATAAATAGAATGATAGCAAGTTATGAAGACGTTGATATCATGAAAAGAAATGTTGTTTTATCAATTTTTGGAAAAGAAAAGAGAAAAAATATTGAGGAGATAAGCATTGATGAAAGGATAAGCACATTTAAGGAAGTTGAGAAAGGTTTTGATAAAAAAACCGCTGTTAGTGAAGCAAATAGATGCTTGGCATGCAGAGCTTGTCTGGGTTGCGGAATATGTGGAAATGAATGCATTAAAAATGCTATTGATTATGAAGAAAAAGAGAAAGAAATTGAAATATTTGCAAAATCAATAGAAATTGACCCAGAAATAAAATTCAATCACGAATTTTTTACTCCTTTTGAAGTTGAGGATATACTTGATTTGGGAATAATCATGGATTTTAATGCAGAAAAATTGAAGAAAATATGCTTTTTAAATTTTGAAAAAAATAAATATTTTGAAGAATTGAAAGAGAGAATTTTGGAAAAAGGAATAGAAATTTGCGACGCAGATATTGGGGTAGATTTCAAGATAGATTTCAAGTACTCTGAATTACCTTATTATAAGAGGATTAGAAGGATGTTCAGCTGA
- a CDS encoding CoB--CoM heterodisulfide reductase iron-sulfur subunit A family protein, producing the protein MKSVLVIGGGVAGIQAALDLADRGIHVYLVEKEPSIGGRMALLDKTMSTNDCSICILAPKMNECASHPNIEILEYSEVVGLNGNAGNFKVKVKRRAKYVDASKCTGCGDCMEKCPTEVPNEYNNYIDKRKAIFLPFPQAVPRKATIDKRYCLKLTKNRCGLCQKICKAKAIDYSQEDKTIEIEVASIIVATGLKAYEPYDIKEYGYGKFANVHTWIEYERLINASGPTHGHLKCAPDGRRPKKIAFIQCVGSRDVRRCRWCSSVCCMVSIKSAMLANEHYNDIESFIFYSDLRIFSKRFYEYSKRGEKDYKITYIHARPGEIIEDKNTKNLIIYYEDENEGKVKELEVEMVILATPIMPSDTNSEISKILGIELDEHGFIKTNGVETTRKGIYAAGCCCAPKDITESVYQASAAACRAGEWCNA; encoded by the coding sequence ATGAAAAGCGTGCTTGTTATTGGCGGAGGGGTTGCGGGCATTCAGGCGGCGCTTGATTTAGCGGATAGAGGTATACATGTTTATTTAGTTGAAAAGGAGCCCAGCATCGGTGGGAGGATGGCTTTGTTAGATAAGACAATGTCAACAAATGACTGCAGTATATGCATTCTTGCTCCTAAAATGAATGAATGTGCATCTCATCCAAATATAGAGATACTTGAATATTCTGAAGTTGTTGGGCTTAATGGAAATGCGGGAAATTTTAAGGTTAAAGTGAAGAGGAGGGCAAAATATGTTGATGCTAGCAAATGCACTGGATGCGGTGATTGCATGGAAAAATGTCCTACAGAAGTGCCAAATGAATATAATAACTATATCGATAAAAGAAAGGCAATTTTTCTTCCATTTCCTCAAGCGGTTCCAAGGAAAGCAACAATTGATAAGAGATATTGCCTGAAATTAACTAAGAATAGGTGCGGGCTATGTCAGAAAATATGCAAGGCAAAAGCAATAGATTATAGTCAGGAAGATAAAACAATTGAAATTGAAGTTGCTTCAATAATTGTTGCTACGGGTTTAAAAGCATATGAGCCATATGATATAAAAGAATATGGCTATGGAAAATTTGCAAATGTTCATACTTGGATTGAATATGAAAGGCTTATAAACGCATCTGGTCCAACTCATGGACATTTGAAATGTGCTCCTGATGGAAGAAGACCTAAAAAGATTGCATTTATTCAATGTGTAGGCTCAAGAGATGTTAGAAGATGCAGATGGTGCTCTTCTGTTTGCTGTATGGTATCTATAAAAAGTGCAATGCTAGCAAATGAGCATTATAATGATATTGAGTCCTTCATATTTTATTCAGATTTAAGAATCTTTAGCAAAAGATTTTATGAGTATAGCAAAAGAGGGGAGAAGGATTATAAAATTACATATATACATGCTCGTCCAGGAGAAATAATTGAGGATAAAAATACTAAAAATTTGATAATATATTATGAAGATGAAAATGAGGGGAAGGTGAAAGAGCTTGAAGTAGAAATGGTTATTCTTGCAACCCCTATAATGCCATCAGATACCAATTCAGAAATTTCAAAAATCCTTGGAATAGAGCTTGATGAACATGGGTTCATTAAAACAAATGGTGTTGAAACAACAAGGAAAGGAATATATGCAGCAGGTTGTTGCTGTGCCCCTAAAGATATAACAGAAAGTGTTTATCAGGCAAGCGCTGCCGCATGCAGGGCGGGGGAGTGGTGCAATGCCTAG
- a CDS encoding FAD/NAD(P)-binding protein produces the protein MNPFMPVKGRVIENKKIDDKKFLRIEAENFNFIPGQFVEISLAGIGEFPISICSPPYEKNFFEICVRNVGRATSFLYNLDKIEYIFYRGPFGNGFPMEKLKGKDIVAIIGGLGILPLRSFIKEAIHSKIYNQLRILFGARSRRDMLFQEEIEEWKRHAEVYEIFEKEGARRGFVTELLDEIVFDGNEYILICGPPAMFKPVIERAIKRGANEEKIYLSVERRMKCGIGKCGHCIVGSYYSCIDGPVFEYAKYKHAI, from the coding sequence ATGAACCCATTCATGCCAGTAAAAGGGAGGGTAATAGAAAATAAGAAGATAGATGATAAAAAATTTTTAAGGATTGAAGCGGAAAATTTTAATTTTATTCCTGGGCAATTTGTTGAAATATCTCTTGCTGGAATTGGAGAATTTCCCATCTCAATATGTTCTCCTCCATATGAAAAAAATTTTTTTGAAATTTGTGTAAGAAATGTTGGAAGAGCAACCTCCTTTCTTTACAATTTAGATAAAATTGAATATATCTTTTATAGAGGACCTTTTGGAAATGGTTTTCCGATGGAAAAATTGAAAGGAAAAGATATTGTTGCAATAATTGGAGGCCTCGGTATATTACCTTTAAGAAGTTTTATAAAGGAAGCAATTCATTCAAAAATTTATAATCAGTTGAGAATTCTTTTTGGGGCAAGAAGCAGGCGAGATATGCTATTTCAGGAAGAAATTGAGGAATGGAAGAGACATGCTGAAGTATATGAAATTTTTGAAAAAGAAGGAGCAAGAAGAGGGTTTGTGACTGAGCTATTGGATGAAATAGTCTTTGATGGAAATGAATATATTCTGATATGTGGCCCTCCCGCAATGTTTAAACCAGTTATAGAAAGAGCTATAAAAAGGGGAGCAAATGAAGAAAAAATCTATCTATCGGTTGAGAGAAGAATGAAATGTGGAATAGGTAAATGTGGGCATTGTATTGTTGGAAGTTATTATTCATGTATTGATGGGCCAGTTTTTGAGTATGCTAAATATAAGCATGCTATTTAA
- a CDS encoding 4Fe-4S binding protein: MLLYKQFPVSIDQEKCSKCRICLSICDCFSYDKEKKIVSVNDISCKGCGVCVASCPSSAIYHIQDESFFYLSEKIEVNEFECEKCLYEFIEKENSVIFCERRFDIGIAIEKLYEGKKIEVRKCIFSDKISDSEKFKKFSKIIHLFGVKND; this comes from the coding sequence ATGCTCCTTTATAAACAATTTCCAGTCTCAATAGATCAAGAAAAATGCTCAAAATGCAGAATATGTTTATCAATATGCGATTGCTTCTCATATGATAAAGAGAAAAAAATTGTCTCGGTTAATGATATTTCATGCAAGGGTTGTGGTGTATGTGTTGCTTCATGTCCATCTTCCGCCATATATCACATACAAGATGAATCATTTTTTTATTTATCTGAAAAAATTGAAGTAAATGAATTTGAATGTGAAAAATGCTTGTATGAATTTATTGAGAAGGAAAATTCAGTAATTTTTTGCGAGAGAAGATTTGATATCGGAATTGCAATTGAAAAGTTATATGAGGGGAAAAAAATAGAGGTTAGGAAATGCATTTTTTCTGATAAGATTTCAGATAGTGAAAAATTCAAAAAATTTTCAAAAATTATCCATTTATTTGGTGTTAAAAATGATTAA